A single Natrinema pellirubrum DSM 15624 DNA region contains:
- a CDS encoding SDR family NAD(P)-dependent oxidoreductase, with the protein MTTLNDETIIVTGASKGLGRSMALALSERGANVVLTARSEDELETVADEAAGETLVVPADVREADDVDRVVEATLERFGRVDTLINNAGVSGLSFGEERRSLVETDEEEWDTIMDVNVKGVYLFTKRVLETMLEADQNSGNVVNVSSGLGRYAIPDAAAYITSKWGLEGFTQAVALEVEDEGINVNAIDPGGRVNTRIWEHLPDDERGEILQPDVMDDAAALLAAQGPDGVTGESMTAEEWEDRLA; encoded by the coding sequence ATGACCACACTCAACGACGAGACGATCATCGTCACCGGTGCGAGCAAGGGACTCGGACGCTCGATGGCGCTTGCCCTCTCCGAACGGGGCGCGAACGTCGTCCTCACGGCTCGCAGCGAGGACGAACTCGAGACCGTCGCCGACGAGGCGGCCGGCGAGACGCTGGTCGTCCCGGCGGACGTCCGCGAGGCCGACGACGTCGACCGCGTCGTCGAGGCGACCCTCGAGCGGTTCGGGCGCGTCGACACGCTCATCAACAACGCCGGTGTCTCCGGGCTCAGCTTCGGCGAGGAGCGCCGCTCGCTCGTCGAGACCGACGAGGAGGAGTGGGATACGATTATGGATGTCAACGTCAAGGGCGTCTATCTGTTTACGAAGCGCGTCCTCGAGACGATGCTCGAGGCCGACCAGAACTCGGGCAACGTCGTCAACGTCTCCTCGGGGCTGGGCCGGTACGCGATCCCCGACGCCGCGGCCTACATCACCTCGAAGTGGGGGCTCGAGGGCTTTACCCAGGCCGTCGCGCTCGAGGTTGAGGACGAGGGAATCAACGTCAACGCGATCGACCCCGGCGGCCGCGTCAACACGCGGATCTGGGAACACCTGCCCGACGACGAGCGCGGGGAGATCCTCCAGCCCGACGTGATGGACGACGCGGCCGCGCTGCTCGCGGCACAGGGACCGGATGGCGTCACCGGCGAATCGATGACCGCCGAGGAGTGGGAGGACCGGCTCGCCTAA
- a CDS encoding glutamate-cysteine ligase family protein, with translation MSAHESTPIRRSIEVEYWVVDDRGRLVEPGDLVEASPGAEREFVEPLLEIKTTPCESTAELREELYERLGAVLERADERGLGLVPLATPINHGEIADRPSDRTRVQERVIGEDFEYVRHCAGTHIHVEQQPGRAVDQLNTFIALDPALALVNSAPYFRGRNLATGARSKLYRWMAYDDVPHQGRLWPYVDDTEEWTRRLERRYEDFVTAAVDAGIDRSTIRAQFDPESAVWTPVQIRESFETVEWRSPDTALPSQVVRLADRLATVVDRLRGAEVRIEGDTGRVTDEEIVLPTFDAVIEHVNAAIRDGLDADAVRSYLERMGFEVATYEPIAHDIGGRGPVDREAARRLRLEYAERLANDVRRAGRIPSD, from the coding sequence GTGTCAGCACACGAATCCACGCCGATACGACGGAGCATCGAGGTCGAGTACTGGGTCGTCGACGACCGGGGCCGGCTCGTCGAACCGGGTGATCTCGTCGAGGCGTCGCCGGGTGCCGAACGGGAGTTCGTCGAGCCGTTGCTCGAGATCAAGACGACGCCCTGTGAGTCGACCGCCGAGTTGCGCGAGGAACTGTACGAGCGGCTCGGGGCCGTCCTCGAGCGAGCGGACGAACGCGGGCTGGGACTGGTCCCGCTCGCGACGCCGATCAACCACGGCGAGATTGCGGATCGGCCCAGCGACAGGACCCGCGTTCAGGAGCGGGTCATCGGCGAGGACTTCGAGTACGTCCGCCACTGTGCGGGGACCCACATCCACGTCGAGCAACAGCCGGGACGGGCGGTCGATCAGTTGAATACGTTCATCGCGCTCGATCCGGCGCTGGCGCTGGTCAACTCCGCGCCGTACTTCCGCGGCCGGAACCTGGCGACTGGCGCGCGTTCGAAGCTCTACCGCTGGATGGCCTACGACGACGTCCCCCATCAGGGACGGCTCTGGCCCTACGTCGACGACACCGAGGAGTGGACGCGCCGACTCGAGCGGCGCTACGAGGACTTCGTGACGGCAGCCGTCGACGCGGGGATCGATCGGTCCACGATCCGAGCGCAGTTCGATCCCGAAAGCGCCGTCTGGACGCCGGTCCAGATCCGGGAGTCGTTCGAAACCGTCGAGTGGCGCTCGCCCGACACCGCCCTCCCGAGTCAGGTCGTCCGACTGGCGGACCGGCTGGCCACCGTCGTCGACCGACTCCGCGGGGCCGAGGTCCGGATCGAGGGTGACACCGGCCGGGTGACCGACGAGGAGATCGTCCTGCCGACCTTCGACGCCGTCATCGAACACGTCAACGCCGCGATCCGGGACGGGCTGGACGCGGACGCGGTGCGGTCCTACCTCGAGCGAATGGGATTCGAGGTCGCGACCTACGAGCCGATCGCCCACGATATCGGTGGCCGCGGCCCGGTCGACCGCGAGGCGGCGCGTCGACTCCGACTCGAGTACGCTGAACGCCTCGCGAACGACGTTCGACGGGCCGGCCGCATACCCAGTGACTGA
- a CDS encoding phosphoadenosine phosphosulfate reductase family protein produces the protein MTENFPDYVDVDYDDGNGEDPEDYQHIQDKIEKAIEVTREGLESYENPAVMWTGGKDSTLTLYFIKEVADRFDLEVPPAVFIDHYQHFDGIHDFVDHWADEWDLEVIYARNEDVGAYVDEHGLEPGDDIDISELSDHNQHHVREILEYEEDTFPFLLDTYVGNHLLKTVALNDALEEYDIDGVISGVRWDEQEARADETFFSPRHDPDIYPPHDRIQPILQFDEAAVWDAFWNFVVPDTVEDFPEEGYVPEADDDLPEGVTQEDVPISPKYFAGFRSLGSEVSTEKSDEDPAWLQDLEGTTERAGRAQDKEDLMERLRDLGYM, from the coding sequence ATGACCGAGAACTTCCCCGACTACGTCGACGTCGATTACGACGACGGCAACGGCGAAGACCCCGAGGACTACCAGCACATTCAGGACAAGATCGAGAAGGCCATCGAGGTCACCCGCGAGGGGCTCGAGTCCTACGAGAACCCGGCCGTGATGTGGACCGGCGGCAAGGACTCGACGCTCACGCTGTATTTCATCAAAGAGGTCGCCGACCGCTTCGACCTCGAGGTACCGCCCGCGGTCTTCATCGACCACTACCAGCACTTCGACGGGATCCACGACTTCGTCGACCACTGGGCCGACGAGTGGGACCTCGAGGTCATCTACGCGCGCAACGAGGACGTCGGCGCGTACGTCGACGAACACGGCTTAGAGCCCGGCGACGACATCGACATTTCGGAACTCTCCGACCACAACCAGCACCACGTCCGGGAGATCCTCGAGTACGAGGAGGACACCTTCCCGTTCCTGCTGGATACCTACGTCGGCAACCACCTGCTGAAGACGGTCGCGCTCAACGACGCCCTAGAGGAGTACGACATCGACGGCGTCATCTCCGGCGTCCGCTGGGACGAACAGGAGGCCCGCGCCGACGAGACGTTCTTCTCGCCGCGACACGATCCCGACATCTACCCGCCCCACGACCGCATCCAGCCCATCCTGCAGTTCGACGAGGCCGCCGTCTGGGACGCCTTCTGGAACTTCGTCGTACCGGACACGGTCGAGGACTTCCCCGAGGAGGGCTACGTCCCCGAGGCCGACGACGACCTCCCCGAGGGCGTCACTCAGGAAGACGTCCCGATCTCGCCGAAGTACTTCGCCGGCTTCCGCTCGCTGGGCAGCGAAGTCAGCACCGAAAAGTCCGACGAGGACCCCGCCTGGCTGCAGGACCTCGAGGGGACGACCGAACGCGCCGGCCGCGCCCAGGACAAGGAAGACCTGATGGAGCGCCTGCGCGACCTCGGCTACATGTAG
- a CDS encoding DUF7333 family protein, whose amino-acid sequence MEFNQTTTAAAFLAIIVIGVGGLVAAPMMATETVLMMVAPSMIAFGLIMLAIGVKHGEYRATGR is encoded by the coding sequence ATGGAGTTCAACCAGACGACGACGGCGGCCGCGTTCCTCGCGATAATCGTGATCGGCGTCGGCGGCCTCGTCGCCGCGCCGATGATGGCGACGGAGACCGTCCTGATGATGGTCGCACCGTCGATGATCGCCTTCGGACTGATCATGCTCGCCATCGGCGTCAAACACGGCGAGTACCGCGCAACGGGCCGATAA